One window of the Nocardia huaxiensis genome contains the following:
- a CDS encoding sugar transferase, translating to MRPTHRVIDCVLAVLALLLVAPVLAAIALAVKVSSRGPIFEPTDQIGPGGFPFRMLEFRSMYTEVDPHLEALCASDGGNRPLPMRDDPRITPVGRMIRSYGLQRLPHFVNVLRGEMSILGHWPGAV from the coding sequence GTGCGCCCTACCCATCGCGTAATCGACTGTGTTCTGGCCGTGCTGGCCCTGCTGCTCGTCGCGCCGGTGCTGGCTGCGATCGCGCTGGCGGTCAAGGTGTCCAGCCGCGGGCCCATCTTCGAACCGACCGACCAGATCGGTCCGGGGGGTTTCCCTTTTCGCATGCTCGAGTTCCGCAGCATGTATACCGAGGTGGACCCGCACCTGGAGGCCCTGTGCGCCAGTGACGGCGGCAACCGCCCGCTACCGATGCGCGACGACCCGCGAATCACGCCGGTGGGCAGGATGATTCGCTCCTACGGTTTGCAGCGACTACCGCACTTCGTCAATGTGCTGCGCGGCGAGATGAGCATCCTGGGCCACTGGCCCGGAGCCGTTTGA